Part of the Salvelinus fontinalis isolate EN_2023a chromosome 1, ASM2944872v1, whole genome shotgun sequence genome is shown below.
TTTGGCGAGCACAGAGCGATCACGTCGCGTTTTCAACACCAGATTAGCCAATTCTGAAGAGAAGCCTCCATcgaatgaatatatatatataaacccctTGTTTACACCCCAGAAGAGTCAGCAAGATAGTGTTCTTTAAATGACTGCTTATAATGGGCGACATTGGAGGCCTACTTGGTCCTATCTCTGCCTGCAATATTTTGGGGATATATTGTGATGGTTTTTGACAGTGAGTTTAAAGACATGGTTTGGAATTTGAAGCCATTTTCAGTTTTAGTGCAATTCAATGTCTCTTTGTTTTGACTGAAATCTGTTTTCAGGATGTTATAGGCTCAGTTTAATTAGGTAGCCTATCAAATATGTGGTATGGCTCTTTCTTTCCCAagtgtgtaaaataaaaaaaaggttgAGAGTTTCATCATTTCCTATGTGATTAGCCTACACATATTGCAggattgggtaggttactttctaaatgtaattagTTACCTattcaaaattgtaatcagtactgtaacttttggattacagaaacgtaatctgattactctCCGTTACTATGACACAGAAAGGTAGAAGAGTATCCAAGAAGCATTTTTTTTCTGGCAAACATCCTTTCTAAATTTAAAAGTGATCCAAGAAGTAATCATTTAGTTTTTCCAAAGtatatgtaatctgattacaatattttgtcTGGTAACTGTACGTAACTGATTATAGTTCGTTTTTTGTAAACAGATTACATGTAACTCCTCTGCACTATGTGTTCCTTGGACGACACAGCTGCAATGTACCCCCCCTTtacattctctctccctcgctccatcTTTCTCGTTCTAAGATGAAGAGTGGAATGCTCCACAGTGGCTGCTTTATTTCTCCTCTGGGGGGGACCAGAGATAACAGGCAGGGGCATCTGTGATGTTGCTTTCCCTACAGGATGGGAAGGAGATGTCTTGTAACACTGCTAAAGATGATCATTTGAGAGTTCTGAAATAAGGTTCTCCTTTGCAAAACACAGGGGCACACAGATGCTGCGATCAGATTTAATGAGTGGAAAGGTTGGAAACCATCCCAGAGGGTTAAAATGATGACAACTAAGATGGAGGTTGACTATGCTGTTATGATGAGTTTGATAATAAAGATTCAGAACTAGGGTTTCAGCAAAGAACCTGAGATAATGATGAgaattatgatgatgatgaggatgatgatgagaattatgatgaggaggatgatgatgatgaggaggatgattatggtgatgatgaggaggaggaggattatggtgatgatgatgatgatgatgaagatgatgataaTATTGGTGTTAATGACAACGATGAATATGCAGTCCAAAAGCTTTAGCAAAAAAAATAAGATGAGTGCAACTAGAATGATGAAGAGTCTAACAAAGAGTCTGATGAAGACTGAGTCCTATTATACACTCAAGACCTCAATTTGGTCACATTTTCTACCCCCCAAAAATTCTCACAAGAACCTTTACAGAAGCAGACATCTGATAAATCAGATACAATTACACTGCACAATGTGATAAAAGGATATCAATTATCTACTTATGTCACAGAAAAAGAGAGCTGCTTAAAACATGAAACCTAAAGAAGCCTAGGGGAATTTCAAGGCAACCATTATCAAAAAATGAAAGCTTATCAACTGTTCTTTAACTCTGATAATGagtcacatttggttaaaaatgttGCCAGAGTAGCAGGTTTTTGCCCAGGAACAGAATGGCTATTGTGTTTCAGAAAATATAGTCTTTCTACAGACTTGAAGCAGCAAAATGCAGAAGTATAGAGAGGGCATGGGCTCTTATCCTCATGAAAGGCTAAAGGATGAGACTGAACTTTCTGGCATCAGCTGAGCTTTGGGAACAGAACACACAAGGGCAACTCTTTCTGGCCTTTTCCCTTCCGCTCTGGGGTATGTTTTACAAGCCAGAGCACTATTACTTTTCACATAGACTCAGACACAACTATGCCCTccctttgacacacacacacacacacacacacacacacacacacacacacacacacacacacacacacacacacacacacacacacacacacacacacacacacacacacacacacacacacacacacacacacacacacacacacacacacacacacacagttgtctgTACATGACATCAGAGTAGGTCTGCAGGCTATGGAAGCAAGAAGAGACCAGATCACTCTAGATTACATCAACACAAGGGCTTGATTCAATCAATAACATCAGAAtcacttacgcacacacacacaggtctacgAACGGAACACAACCACGATTCTGTGACCTGAGATCAGAGAAAGGGAAAATATGAACCCACACTGAAATAAACTATGATAATCCGTTTAACATTTTCATAACTTTTTCATATCAACGTTCAATCATTTCTTTTCACATCAACCCCAAGTATTTGTAGAATATATGGCTTTGTTTCGTTTACTAGAGAGTGCACGAACAGTCTAACCTCCTGCAAACGTTAAAAGCTTGGTTGTTcacactacatacagtacctaAAGGCCTTTTGTGTGATGTTTCAATGGGCGCATCACCATGTCATGGCTGAACAAGGGTCGGTGTAAAGAAAACAGAATGAGGTAGGCAtatggggtggagggggaggtttTGTATTTGTATAGGTAAACTCCAGCACTTGCGCGTAAAGAGTAGCCTATGGTTTAAGAGACAATTGGAATGGTCACTAATGACTGAAAAGGTAACTTCTAGTCACTACAATGTAGACACAGGTCTATTTTACTGTCAGTAGAAGAGTATAAAAAAGGGCCTGAGAGTCTGCTGAGGGCTACGGTGCAGACATCAAGCCCTCCAACCATGGGAAAGGTATGAGCTAACAAGTTTAGCTTACTTGTTCGACGATTGCTGATGTAATTAGGGAGATCACCAAATGCTGTTAGGCTTAAGGTATAGGGAAGGTATTTGGCAAAGTAAGCTAGGCATACAATTTATGAAGCTATGTCAAAGACTTAAGTTGTAAATctacactgagcaaaaatatgaacgcaacatgcaacaatttctaaaattgtactgagttacagctcatataaggaaaatctgtcaattgaaataaataaattaggccctaatctattgatttcacatgactgggaatacagatatgcatctgtgttggtcacagataccaaaaaaagtaggggcgtggatcagaaaatcagtcagtatctgaggtgaccaccatttgtctcatgcagcgtTACACATCTccttagagttgatcaggctgttgattgtgggaGATATTTGTGGTGTGCAACGACCCTTTACAGACCAAATCAAGCATACATAGGCTTAGGCACAATGCTTCTTAAGCTTGCCATAGTTTCAAATCAAATAGCATTTGTCgagggagctagcttgtcgaggGACCTAGCTTgagggagctagcttgtcgagggagctagcttgtcgagggagctagcttgtcgaggGAGCTAGCTTGCTGAGGGAGCTAGCTTGTTGAGGGAGCTAGCTTGCTgagggagctagcttgtcgaggGACCTAGCTTGAGGGAGCTAACTTGTCGAGGGAGCTATCTTGCTGAGAGAGCTAGCTTTGCAAGGGAGCTAACTTGTTGAGGATCAACACTACGTCCATGAGTACGGCTTTCAGTCAAAAGTCATTTTACTATCATCATCGCCGACTCAGTATAAATAACTTTCCACATAACCTATTTTATACATTTCTGTTCTTTGTAGATAATCTTTTACGAAGGCCACAACTTCCAGGGTCGACACTATGAGTGCAACAGTGACTGTGCTGACACGTTCAGACACTTTAACTGCTGTAACTCTATCAGGGTGACCGGCGGTCACTGGGTGGCCTACGAGAAGTCCAACTTCAACGGCTACCAGTACATCCTGAACAAGGGAGAGTACCCTGACTGCCACCACTGGATGGGCTTCAACAACTGCATCCGTTCCTGCCAGATGTTTCCACCCGTAAGTCAGTCAAACTGATGGATAGGGTAACTCCTGCCACACATCAAACGGCACTTTAGAAATCAGCGTCAATCACCAGTCTTTTGATGTCATTTATAGATACAGAGAGGAGTCAAAGCATCAAAGTCCACAAGGAGATCCAGTCATTTTTAAAGGAATAGGAACGCACCCCAAAGACTTACCTTCTTCATTTTCATTCTATTCATCATCACTCAGTGTTTTTGGCAGTATTATACTTCTGCTTTGAGAGGTTTCTCCTCATTTGACTGAATATCTATTTCTAAAGGAAGCAAGTCTCTGGTATTAATTGACGTGTAGAAATTCTTAGATCGCCCAGTGTATAAAACTCTACTGTGACCTCTGTGATCATTTCGCCTCTAATCACTTCTTGTCCTCCCTAttccctcctttctgtctctTCTACCAACAGTACAGAGGAGCCTACAGAATGAGAATCTACAACAGGCCTGAGATGTCTGGTCACATGATGGAGTTCATGGACGACTGCCCCAACGTGTATGAGCGTTTCCGCCACCGTGACATCTTTTCCTCCAACGTCATGGAAGGCTACTGGGTGTTCTACGAGCACCCCAACTACAGGGGTCGTCAGTACTTCCTCCGCCCCGGGGAGTACAGGGCCTGCAGCGACTGGGCCTGCAACAACCCCATGGTGGGCTCCTTCAGGAGAATGAGGAGTGGCCTGTAAGCTTCTCACATCTGGACTGTAACAAAGTGATTAAACGTGCTGGTTTTTAAATGTGGCTTCTCTGTGTGATTTTCTTTCCATCTGAAATCAATGGCAAAACAATAGTAAAGCTTTTGTGTAAATAATTCAGTTCCAGCAattaagggaaagggggatacctagtcagtcgtacaactgaatgccttcaactgaaatgtgtcttccgcatttaagccaacccctctgaattagagaggccttaatcgacatccatgtcttcggaGGCCGGGGGCATTAGTGTATGGTTATTAGACAGGAGAAttgctgtgtacagtatgtatactaTACCATAATCAACCATAAAAGTTGTCTGCACCCTCATTAATGATTTATCCAGCTGTAtgtctgtattttgaaagttatatatcttgaaaacttaaTTGCTGACATGCACATTTTTTGGGagtatatcaacaatggactaatgaaaacaTGCAAAAAgatagtttttgggtggagttttcctttaagttGGGCAGGGATGATACCAGTATCGCCATACTCGTTAGTTTCGTGGCAAGGAAAACAgtaaaacagccctaatgttggaaacaaacatcattatgttgtcatctagAGTCACATTTATCTATTTTCCAAGCTacagcacacaatattttacatacagcaggtttttaaaggaccaaagagtttggtctgcttcctgttttcatttttgccaagGAAAAAATATTGCTATACTGGTATGTCACAGCCTTAACATTAAGTACATTATTGATTAACTAACTGATTGAATGAACTGCAAATCAGAAACTCATTGCAACAAGTTCAATTCATTATAAAGCTGTTAAGGATGGCTTagtatttgtctctctctctggcagtcTGTCTATACATTGTTAGCCTCAATGCCAATAAAGGCAGAGGTTGCAACTCTTATTGTGTGACTTTGGAAAGTGCCGTTGTACAGTATTTTCCATAGAGATCGAGAGCTTTTGACAGAGACAAAGAGCTGCTGCTGTGGGCCAGCCCTATAGTTTTCTGTAGCCTGTAGAGCACATTGTGCTGACACGACAAAGCTTTGTGTCACATTTACAAAGGCCTGATCCCTGCAGGGTCTATAAAGAGGTCCAGTACCGCTCACTACCCGGTCCGGTCCGAACTAAACACAGTCACAATGAGCAAGGTAAGCATGAACACACTATGCGTTTCATGGGGAAATACAGGAAAGAGGCTCATTTAACAATTGTCTATGATAAACCAATTTCATATTTGGATTCACTGGATAGTATTATAAATAACTAAATAGCTTGCAATTTACCTAGACATGATTGGCCATTAATGATATTGGAGGGGGATTTTAGGAGATGGTGAATAGAATGTGTTAAAGGCTCAAAGCTAATGTGCAAGTATGAATGGACTGGACGGAGAGGAGGGCAGCACAAATGCATCGTCTCAAAGGTAGGTTCTTTTAGCAACACGGGTGTATTTGTTATCTAAAGCAGGGGCattggagcctgctggttttctattctacctgataattaattggacacacctggtgtcccaggtctaaatcagtccctgattagaggagaacaataaaaaaatgcagtggaactggcttcgagctCGAGTTGAGTTGGAGGGATCTAAAGGATTGTATTATTAAACAGACTAAATAAAAGTCCCCCACAAGTTTTTCCTTTTTTGTCCACATATGGCGCATGTGCAGGACTTTTATTTTAACATGAGGTAAGCAGAGAGGAAGTGGGTCTACAACAGACTCATGTTTGAAAAGTCTGTTTAATAATACGATCCTTTagatattttgtctcaaattcACTCTGTATTGGCCTAGGCCTACTACTCATCTATGACCCATCAtcctcttcactgcctcagcatacgacaCCTTCTGTTCTACTCTCaccctggcaacctcaacctgtctctctcatacCGGGCACttctgatccccagcaacatgggcaCACTCACAATTGACACAACACAGTTTTTTCCAACGATACAACACATTCCTTTGTCCCATGCCCTaaagcaggtattcccaaactggggtatgcgcaatgccgtcgggggtacgccaaatataaatgtgattcacattcttcacattttcaaacagtctgtttatattttccaacggggctataatttgggtgaggtttttttctcgcctgagtatcctcgtttcactgccaaaaataaaattaaaccatctagttttcagcaaaataacaacacaatgtcaaatacaggtagcctagtcaaataattaacatccaatcacattaaccattactctctcACAGGAATTCCATTAACGGTTCTGTATGTAGCCaaatgtagctgctgctcattccgtttgctcgaaaattgataaatggttttaaaatgtaaggcccgcgtccatagagacaATACTaccacctgtcgacg
Proteins encoded:
- the crygmxl2 gene encoding crystallin, gamma MX, like 2 — encoded protein: MGKIIFYEGHNFQGRHYECNSDCADTFRHFNCCNSIRVTGGHWVAYEKSNFNGYQYILNKGEYPDCHHWMGFNNCIRSCQMFPPYRGAYRMRIYNRPEMSGHMMEFMDDCPNVYERFRHRDIFSSNVMEGYWVFYEHPNYRGRQYFLRPGEYRACSDWACNNPMVGSFRRMRSGL